A genome region from Arachis duranensis cultivar V14167 chromosome 6, aradu.V14167.gnm2.J7QH, whole genome shotgun sequence includes the following:
- the LOC107491965 gene encoding mitochondrial adenine nucleotide transporter ADNT1, with amino-acid sequence MASETKIVNLAEEAKLAREGVKAAPSYAFTSICKSLVAGGVAGGVSRTAVAPLERLKILLQVQNPHNIKYNGTVQGLKYIWRTEGFRGLFKGNGTNCARIVPNSAVKFFSYEQASKAILQLYQQKTGNEDAQLTPVLRLGAGACAGIIAMSATYPMDMVRGRITVQTEKSPYQYRGMFHALTTVLREEGPRALYKGWLPSVIGVVPYVGLNFAVYESLKDWLVKSNPFGLVQDSELSVTTRLACGAAAGTVGQTVAYPLDVIRRRMQMVGWNHAASVVAGDGRVKAPLEYTGMVDAFRKTVRYEGVGALYKGLVPNSVKVVPSIAIAFVTYEVVKDVLGVEFRISD; translated from the exons ATGGCATCGGAGACGAAGATCGTGAATCTGGCCGAGGAGGCCAAGCTAGCCAGAGAAGGCGTCAAGGCTGCTCCCAGCTATGCCTTCACCAGCATCTGCAAGTCCCTCGTCGCTGGTGGCGTCGCCGGAGGAGT ATCACGAACAGCTGTTGCTCCACTTGAACGCCTGAAGATTTTGCTGCag GTCCAGAATCCCCACAACATAAAATACAATGGAACAGTTCAAGGTCTAAAATATATATGGAGGACTGAAGGTTTTCGTGGACTCTTCAAAGGGAATGGAACTAATTGTGCTCGAATTGTCCCCAATTCTGCCGTAAAGTTCTTCAGTTATGAGCAAGCTTCGAA AGCTATACTGCAGCTGTATCAGCAGAAAACTGGAAATG AGGATGCTCAGCTGACTCCTGTTTTACGTCTTGGAGCTGGAGCATGTGCTGGAATAATTGCCATGTCCGCAACTTATCCAATGGATATGGTTCGAGGCAGGATAACTGTACAG ACAGAGAAGTCCCCTTACCAGTACAGAGGGATGTTCCATGCTTTGACAACTGTGCTTAGGGAAGAAGGCCCACGTGCTTTATATAAGGGTTGGCTTCCTTCAGTCATTGGAGTT GTTCCATATGTAGGTCTAAACTTTGCTGTTTATGAGTCTTTGAAAGATTGGTTAGTTAAATCCAATCCATTTGGTCTAGTGCAAGATTCTGAGTTGAGTGTGACAACTCGCCTGGCATGTGGTGCTGCAGCTGGAACTGTTGGGCAAACTGTTGCTTATCCCCTTGATGTCATTCGTCGAAGAATGCAGATGGTGGGGTGGAACCATGCTGCCTCTGTTGTAGCTGGCGATGGAAGAGTAAAGGCCCCACTTGAATATACTGGCATGGTTGATGCATTTAGGAAAACTGTTCGGTATGAAGGAGTTGGTGCATTATACAAGGGTCTGGTGCCCAATTCTGTAAAG GTCGTCCCATCCATAGCAATTGCATTTGTAACATATGAGGTGGTGAAGGACGTTTTAGGAGTGGAGTTCAGAATATCAGACTGA
- the LOC110273309 gene encoding uncharacterized protein LOC110273309, with protein MEEEKDGEFHSLSQTQTQKQQLPNMSLAELNMLLVFLSLIYISTDECIEEGEGEGDEDKESTHIRREREQVPVAKTCTLSRIQDNRNDPKLGRRSFSSRFQTTIRDSRHGRKM; from the exons atggaagaagagaaagatggaGAGTTCCATTCACTTTcacaaacacaaacacaaaaGCAGCAGCTGCCAAACATGTCCCTAGCGGAGCTGAACATGCTGCTTGTATTCCTTTCCTTAATATACATTTCAACCGATGAGTGcattgaagaaggagaaggagaaggagacgAAGATAAGGAGAGTACCCACATCAGAAGAGAAAGGGAGCAGGTTCCTGTGGCCAAGACATGCACCCTATCAAGAATACAAGACAACAGAAATGATCCTAAGCTTGGCAGGAGATCCTTTTCATCAAGATTTCAAACTACCATTAGAGACTCCAG GCATGGAAGAAAAATGTGA
- the LOC107491966 gene encoding tubulin gamma-1 chain — MPREIITLQVGQCGNQIGMEFWKQLCLEHGISKDGILEDFATQGGDRKDVFFYQADDQHYIPRALLIDLEPRVINGIQNSDYRNLYNHENIFVSDHGGGAGNNWASGYHQGKNVEEDIMDMIDREADGSDSLEGFVLCHSIAGGTGSGMGSYLLETLNDRYSKKLVQTYSVFPNQMETSDVVVQPYNSLLTLKRLKLNADCVVVLDNTALNRIAVERLHLSNPTFAQTNSLVSTVMSASTTTLRYPGYMNNDLVGLLASLIPTPRCHFLMTGYTPLTVERQANVIRKTTVLDVMRRLLQAKNIMVSSYARTKDASQAKYISILNIIQGEVDPTQVHESLQRIRERKLVNFIEWGPASIQVALSRKSPYIQTAHRVSGLMLANHTSIRHLFSRCLSQYEKLRKKQAFLDNYRKFPMFADNDLSEFDESRDEVEALVDEYKACESPDYVKWGMEDMNNMLTAEGSAT, encoded by the exons atgcCTCGGGAGATCATAACGCTTCAGGTAGGGCAATGCGGCAACCAGATCGGCATGGAGTTCTGGAAGCAGCTCTGCCTCGAGCATGGCATCAGCAAAGATGGCATCCTCGAAGACTTCGCCACTCAG GGTGGTGACAGGAAAGATGTGTTCTTCTATCAGGCTGATGATCAGCATTACATACCACGAGCTCTGCTCATCGACTTGGAGCCTCGAGTTATTAATGGCATTCAAAATAGTGATTACCGTAATCTCTACAACCATGAGAACATCTTTGTCTCGGACCACGGAGGCGGTGCGGGAAACAATTGGGCTAGTGGATACCATCAG GGGAAGAATGTTGAAGAGGACATAATGGACATGATTGACAGAGAAGCAGATGGCAGTGACAGTCTCGAGGGTTTTGTTCTGTGTCATTCAATTGCTGGAGGAACAGGCTCAG GTATGGGCTCATACTTGTTGGAGACCCTGAATGATCGCTACAGCAAAAAATTGGTTCAGACATACAGTGTGTTTCCTAATCAAATGGAGACAAGTGATGTGGTGGTGCAACCATACAATTCGTTGTTAACACTCAAGCGACTAAAGCTTAATGCGGATTGTGTTGTAGTTCTTGACAATACTGCATTGAATAGGATTGCTGTGGAACGGCTTCATTTATCGAACCCAACATTTGCTCAAACTAATTCCTTAGTTTCTACAGTGATGTCTGCCAGCACAACCACTCTTCGATATCCGGGATACATGAATAATGATTTGGTTGGTCTTCTTGCCTCATTGATTCCCACGCCAAGATGCCATTTTCTAATGACAGGATATACCCCTTTGACAGTGGAGCGTCAG GCTAATGTAATTCGTAAAACCACTGTACTCGATGTTATGAGAAGACTTTTACAG GCAAAGAATATTATGGTGTCTTCATATGCTCGGACGAAAGATGCCAGCCAAGCAAAATATATATCAATTCTGAATATCATTCAAGGAGAAGTTGACCCAACTCAG GTTCATGAAAGTTTACAGAGGATTCGTGAAAGAAAGCTAGTGAACTTTATTGAGTGGGGTCCTGCAAGTATTcag GTTGCTCTATCTAGAAAGTCACCATATATTCAGACTGCACACCG GGTCAGTGGTCTTATGTTGGCAAACCATACTAGCATCCGACATCTTTTCAGTAGGTGTTTGAGCCAGTACGAGAAGTTGAGAAAGAAACAAGCCTTTCTAGATAACTACCGGAAGTTCCCAATGTTTGCG GATAATGACCTCTCAGAATTTGATGAATCAAGGGATGAAGTTGAGGCTTTGGTTGATGAATATAAGGCCTGTGAGTCCCCAGATTATGTCAAATGGGGAATGGAG gACATGAACAATATGCTAACAGCAGAAGGCAGTGCTACATGA
- the LOC107491968 gene encoding arabinogalactan protein 22, giving the protein MTFLIALASSSSGVLALYTLLAIFQPAIIEAQSLSPAPAPAPTRDGTSIDQGIAYVLMLVALVLTYLIHPLNTSFYNL; this is encoded by the exons atgacatTTCTCATAGCTCTTGCTTCTTCTTCGTCAGGTGTTTTGGCCTTATATACTCTTCTTGCCATCTTTCAACCAGCTATTATTGAAGCCCAATCCCTTTCTCCTGCACCTGCACCTGCTCCCACCAGAGACG GTACTTCAATAGACCAAGGAATTGCCTACGTGCTTATGCTTGTGGCATTGGTTCTCACATACCTCATCCACCCTCTTAATACCTCTTTCTACAATTTGTGA